The sequence ATTCGGCATTCCACACTGCGCAATTGAGGCCACGCCAGTCAATCGCTCCGCCACCATTACCGGCGCTATCCGCTACTTCCCGCTCTAACCAGCTATATGGGGCATATACCCCAGTAGCCAGCCCGATATTGTTTATCCATGCTTGGCACTGCGCGGTAGCATTGGCCCCTGAAAAGTTATATCCATGGCATTCTTTCCAGCCATCAGCATCTTCCAGATCAAAGAAGACCGGGAGCTCCAAAAGTACGCCGCTATCGGCGATAATAGCTGCACATTTTCGTGCGTGTTCCGCTGTGATGTCCGGCGTAAGCGAGTAGTCATAGTGATACGCACCTACCATCAAACCATATTCATGCGCCATCTGCACATTGTGCCGGAATTGCTCATCTTCGTGCCCATTGCCCCACGAGCAGCGAACGTAGACGAATTTACATCCGCTGTCTACGGCGTCTTGCCAGAAATCGGTATCCAAATATCCTTGGTTTTCTGATACATCAAAACCTCTAACCATTCATCATTCCTCCTTTGTCTTTTCTTTTGCCATTGCAGGTATAGGCATTGTGCACTTTGCAGAATTGAATCGGCTGTCATAGCCGTATTTCGTCCAGGCCGCTTTTGCCAGCCCCACAATTCCGGCCAGCCCTGTAATGACTGCGGTCACGCCCTGCCAGCATGATGTGATTTCAAAGCGTGTGCCCAGTAGCGCGTTGCTCCAGTATCCGTATAGCCAGCTGATCAACACCAGGCATAAAAAAATCATCATCACACAGGCTATGATGATGATTAATGGGAGCCAGTTTCGCTCTGCCCACTTGCCAAATTTGATAATCCTACTTTTCAATATGATGCACCTCTTTTTGCAGGTCATCCAGTCGATGATGCGCCTGCTTTGCGGACTCCTCCACGCGTGTAAGTCGGGTATCCATCCCCTGCCGCTTCTCCTCGATAC is a genomic window of Megasphaera vaginalis (ex Bordigoni et al. 2020) containing:
- a CDS encoding GH25 family lysozyme codes for the protein MVRGFDVSENQGYLDTDFWQDAVDSGCKFVYVRCSWGNGHEDEQFRHNVQMAHEYGLMVGAYHYDYSLTPDITAEHARKCAAIIADSGVLLELPVFFDLEDADGWKECHGYNFSGANATAQCQAWINNIGLATGVYAPYSWLEREVADSAGNGGGAIDWRGLNCAVWNAEWGNADDVKGFVWQDTNKLPIRGYLVDGDWMYADSLFV